One Diabrotica virgifera virgifera chromosome 3, PGI_DIABVI_V3a genomic window carries:
- the LOC114324443 gene encoding ninjurin-A isoform X2 translates to MPQGLNTISVNAPMTSTLDVNKYATKKTIAQGLLDIALLTANASQLKFILQVGEEHQFYLLMLILISTSIILQVIQAALCVILGGSYDINKEHHQDNANKTNNIIMVVNIVIMAVNVIINSFEMKSEYLINMFHAAKTSTTTIASTIKS, encoded by the exons agtACACTAGACGTCAATAAATACGCAACTAAAAAGACAATTGCTCAAGGACTTTTGGACATTGCTCTATTGACTGCAAATGCATCTCAATTGAAGTTTATCTTACAAGTTGGAGAAGAACATCAATTTTATCTTTTAATGTTGATATTGATATCAACCAGCATAATATTACAA GTTATTCAAGCTGCCCTGTGTGTAATTTTGGGAGGATCATACGATATAAATAAAGAACATCATCAAGACAATGCAAATAAAACAAACAATATCATAATGGTGGTAAATATTGTCATCATGGCAGTAAATGTGATAATAAATTCCTTTGAAATGAAGAGTGAATATCTGATAAATATGTTTCACGCAGCAAAAACTTCAACAACAACAATAGCTTCAACAATCAAATCATAA
- the LOC114324443 gene encoding ninjurin-A isoform X3, whose amino-acid sequence MSHLKTSTLDVNKYATKKTIAQGLLDIALLTANASQLKFILQVGEEHQFYLLMLILISTSIILQVIQAALCVILGGSYDINKEHHQDNANKTNNIIMVVNIVIMAVNVIINSFEMKSEYLINMFHAAKTSTTTIASTIKS is encoded by the exons agtACACTAGACGTCAATAAATACGCAACTAAAAAGACAATTGCTCAAGGACTTTTGGACATTGCTCTATTGACTGCAAATGCATCTCAATTGAAGTTTATCTTACAAGTTGGAGAAGAACATCAATTTTATCTTTTAATGTTGATATTGATATCAACCAGCATAATATTACAA GTTATTCAAGCTGCCCTGTGTGTAATTTTGGGAGGATCATACGATATAAATAAAGAACATCATCAAGACAATGCAAATAAAACAAACAATATCATAATGGTGGTAAATATTGTCATCATGGCAGTAAATGTGATAATAAATTCCTTTGAAATGAAGAGTGAATATCTGATAAATATGTTTCACGCAGCAAAAACTTCAACAACAACAATAGCTTCAACAATCAAATCATAA